The Marinihelvus fidelis genome segment GGTCAGCAGGTAGTCATCCACGCCCATGTCGAGCATACGGGTCACGCCGCTGGCGGCGTCGTTGGTATGCAGCGTGGACAACACCAGGTGACCGGTGAGCGCGGACTGGATGGCGATACGCGCGGTTTCCAGGTCACGCATTTCGCCGATCATGATGACGTCAGGGTCCTGTCGCACGATGGCGCGCAGGGCGCTGGCGAAGTCGAGCCCGATGGACGACTTGGCCTGGATCTGGTTGATGCCCTCGAGCTGGTACTCCACCGGGTCTTCGACGGTGATGATTTTGCGCTCGGGCGTATTGATCTGGTTCAGCGCCGTGTACAGCGTGGTGGTCTTACCGGAGCCGGTCGGGCCGGTGACCAGGATGATGCCGTGCGGCATTTCCAGCGCGTGGATGAATTCGTCGCGGGTCTTTTCCTCAAAGCCCAGGGCGTCGAAATCGAGCACGATGGATTCGCGGTCGAGGATACGCATGACCACGCTCTCGCCGTGCGAGGTGGGCACGGTGGACACACGCAGGTCCAACTCCTTGCCCTGCACGCGGTGCATGATGCGGCCGTCCTGCGGCAGGCGCCGCTCGGCGATGTTCAGGCTGGCCATGATCTTGACGCGCGAGATCACCGCGGCGGTGGAACTGGCCGGTGGCGATTCCACTTCCTGCAGCACACCATCCACGCGGTAGCGCACTTTCAGGCGGTTCTCGAACGGCTCGATATGGATATCGGAGGCGCGTGCTTCCACCGCGCGCTGCATGATCAGGTTCACCAGGCGGATGACCGGTGCCTCGGAGGCCAGGTCGCGCAGGTGCTCGACGTTCTCCAGGTCCTCGCCTTCGCCGCCCAGGCTCTCGACGATCTGGCCCATCTGGCTGCGGCCGCCGCCGTAGAGCTTCTCGATGCCGTTTTCGATTTCCGAGGCGATGCCGACACGCACGTCGATATGCTTGCCGCTGGCCATGCCCAGCGCCTTAAGGGCGAAGGCATCGCGCGGGTTGGCCATCACCACGGTCATGGCGTCATCGTCGGCGGCGATGGGCAACAGCAGGTTCTGCTTCATGTAGCGCACCGAGAGGTCACCGATTTCCGGGGTTTCCTCGGGGAAGTCAGACTGCATCACCAGCGGCAGGTCGAGCAGCTTTGACTCGGCCTCGGCGACGTCACGCTCGGACGCCAGGCCCAGCCGCACCAGCAACGAGACCAGTTCGCCACCGTGCTGGTCGCGATAGGCGACGGCGCGCTTGAGGTCGTTGTCGCGCAGGCGGCCGCTGTCCAGCAACTGCTGGCAGACCGGGTCCACCGGCGCCCGGGTGGCCGCGGGTTCGGTCACCGCGACGGCATCGTCGGTGGTGGTCTCGGTGGGCTCTGTCGGTGTTTCCATCATCGCATTATACGGCTGTCGCCATCATGTCCCGCTACTGACCGCCCGCGCGCGCGTCGGTTCCACGTTCATTTCGCCGGTGCGGCGCGAATGAAGCGCTCGATCTCTGTCCGGCTGCCCAGCACCCAGACAATCACGGGCGCCAGCGCCGGCAGGATCAGCGCCCCCAGTTGATAGCACAGGGCGATGACCGATTCGGACATGCCGGTAGCCAGCACGGCCTGCTGCGCGGCGCCGCCGAAGCTGAACACCATCGTCTTCAGGCTCTCCCAGAACACGCCCCAGGCCTGCACCCCGGTGATCGCCACCCAGCCGACCAGCAGCACCACCAGCTTGTGGCGCAGCGCCTGGTCGGTGGCCATGATCAGGCCGAACAGCAGCGGCAGGCCGTAGCCGTAGACCAGCGGGTTGACGATGAAGCCCAGCGGGCCGGTGCTGCCGTCGGGAAAGGTGAACGGCACGCGCGTCTGCACCTGGAACAGGTAGTGCTTGTCCGGGTTCGGGATGATGTTGTAGAAGGCGTCGCCCAGCAGTGCCGACAGCCCCTGCCCCGCCAGCCAGCGCGCCGGGGCGCCGTGGAAGGCCGACAGGTAGTACCAGATCATGAAGCCGAACAGCATCCACAGCGCGGCCAGGATCAGCAGCTCGCCCAGTCGCATGGGCGCCTTGTCGCCGGTCAAGACTCAGCCCACCCAGGCCCGCGCGTTGCGGAACATGCGTTGCCACGGCGAGGTCTCCGACCACTGCGACGGCGCCCACGAGAAGTTGACGTTGCGCAGCGTGCGCTCCGGGTGCGGCATCATCACCGTGACCCGGCCATCGGTATTGCACAGGCCGGTGATGCCCAGCGGCGAGCCGTTCGGGTTGCGCGGGTAGGTCGCGGCCGGCAGGCCGGTGACACCGGAGTAGCGCAGCGCCACGGGCGCGGTCATCGGGTCGATGGCGCCGAAATCGGCGCGGCCTTCGCCGTGCGCGGTGGCCACCGGCAACAGGCTGCCCTCCATGCCGGCGAAGAACAGCGACGGCGAGGATTCCACGCGCACCAGGCTGAGCCGGGCCTCGAACTGCTCGGACTCGTTGCGCACGAAATCCGGCCAGGCCTGGGTGCCGGGGATGATCTCCCGCAGGGCCGACAGCGCCTGGCAGCCATTGCACACCCCCAGGGCGAAGCGCTCTTCGTTGGCGAAGAAAGCCTCAAACCGGGCGCGCATCGGTGCGTTGAACAGGATCGACTTGGCCCAGCCACGGCCGGCGCCAAGCACGTCACCGTAGGAGAAACCGCCGCAGGCGACCAGGCCGCTGAAGCCGTCCAGCGACTGGCGCCCCGCGGCCAGGTCCGACATGTGCACGTCGACCGACTCGAAACCGGCCAGGTGGAATGCGGCCGCCATCTCGACATGGCCGTTCACACCCTGCTCGCGCAGGATGGCCACGCGTGGTCGCGCGCCCGTGTTGACCATGGGCGCGGCCGGGTTGTCATCCAGGTCGAAGGTCAGCGCCGGCGCCAGCAGGGGCAGGTCCCACTCCTGCAGGGCAACGTATTCCTGGTCCGCGCAGCGCGGGTTGTCGCGCACGCGCTGGACCTCGTGACTGGTCTCGGCCCAGGCCTTCAGCAGCTCGCCCAGGTCCTGTTCCAGTACCGTGTTCTCGCCATCGCGGATGACCAGTCGCTTGCCGGTGACCGGCGCGCCGATATCGTGCACCAGGCCGTCCAGGCCGGCGTCGCGGCAGCGGCCGATGACGGTGTCCAGGTCGGCTTCGCGCACCTGGATGACGGCGCCCAGTTCTTCGGCGAACAGGCGTGCGGTCAATGCCGCGCCATTGGCACCCAGGTCCAGGTCCAGGCCGCAGCGCGCGGCGAAGGCCATCTCGCACAGCGTGGCGGCCAGGCCGCCGTCGGAGCGATCGTGATAGGCCTGTAACAGGCCGTCGGCGGACAGCGACTGCACCAGGCCGAAAAAGGCCTTCAGGCGCGCCGCGTCGTCACAGTCGGGCACATCGTTACCAAAGCGGCCGTTGACCTGCGCCAGGATTGAACCGCCCAGGCGGTCCCTGCCGGCACCCAGGTCCAGCAGCAGCAGGCGGGTGGGCTCGCCGCCGGTATCCAGCTGCGGTGTCAGTGCGCGACGCGCGTCGGTGACTGGCGCGAAGGCCGTGGCCACCAGCGACACCGGTGACAGCATGCGCACTTCTTCACCGTCGCGCTCCCAGACCGTCTTCAGCGACAGCGAGTCCTTGCCCACCGGGATGGCAATGCCCAGCGCCGGGCACAGCTCCATGCCCACCGTGCGCACGGTGTCGAACAGCGTGGCGTCCTGGCCGGGCTCGCCGGCGGCCGCCATCCAGTTGGCGGAAATGCGGACATCGGACAGTTTTGCGATGGGCGCGGCGGCGATATTGGTGACCGCTTCGGCGATGGCCATGCGCCCGGAGGCCGGGCCGTCGACAATCGCCAGCGGGGAGCGCTCACCAATGGCCAGCGCTTCGCCCGAATACGACTCGAAACCGTTGACCGTGACCGCGGCATCGGCCACCGGCACCTGCCAGGGCCCGACCATCTGGTCGCGCGCGGTCAGGCCGCCCACGGTACGGTCGCCGATGGTGACCAGGAAGGCCTTGCTGCCCACGGCGGGGTGCCGCAGCACATCCGCCAGCGCGGTTGACGGGTCGATGGCGGTGGCGTCGAATTTGCCGCCGTCAAAGACCTGGCGGACCGCATCGCGATGCATGCGCGGCGCCTTGCCCAGGATCACCTTTAGCGGCACGTCAACGGGCGACTCGCCCAGCAGTTCGTCGGTGACGGCCAGGTGGCGCACCTCGGTGGCGTGGCCCAGCACGGCCACCGGGCAGCGCTCACGCTCGCACAGGGCCTGGAAGCGTTCCACGTCTTCGCCGCGCACGCCCAGCACGTAACGCTCCTGGGCCTCGTTGCACCAGATTTCCATCGGCGCCATGTCGGCGTCGGCATTGGGGATTCTGCGCAGTTCCAGTTCGCCGCCGCGCTCGCTGTCGTCCAGCAGTTCCGGCAGCGCGTTGGACAGGCCGCCGGCGCCGACATCGTGAATGGAGACAATCGGGTTGTCGTCACCCAGCGCCCAGCAGGCGTCGATGACTTCCTGGGCGCGGCGCTGCATTTCCGGGTTGCCGCGCTGCACCGAGGCGTAGTCCAGCTCGGAGGCGCTCTGGCCGCTGCCCATCGACGAGGCGGCGCCGCCGCCCAGACCGATCAGCATGGCCGGGCCACCCAGCACGATGACCGCGTCGCCGGGTGCGAGCGGGTGCTTCTCGACGTGCTGCGGGCGGATATTGCCCATGCCGCCGGCCAGCATGATGGGCTTGTGATAGCCCCACAGCTGCCCGCCGACCTCGGCCTCGAAGGTGCGGAAGTAGCCACCCAGCGCCGGGCGGCCGAATTCGTTGTTGAACGCCGCCGCGCCGATCGGCCCTTCGACCATGATGTCCAGCGCCGTGACGATGCGCTCCGGCTTACCCGAGTCGATTTCCCAGGCGCGCTTCTGGTTCGGCAGGTTCAGGTTGGACACCGTGAAGCCGGTCAGGCCGGCCTTGGGCTTGGCGCCGCGGCCGGTGGCGGCCTCATCGCGGATTTCGCCGCCGGAACCCGTGGCCGCGCCGGGGAATGGCGAGATCGCGGTCGGGTGGTTGTGGGTCTCGACCTTGATCTGGATCGCCACCGGTTCGGTGGTGAAACCGTAGACGTGGTCCTCGACGGCCGGGAAGAAACGCGCCGCTTCGGCGCCTGCAAGGACCGCGGAGTTGTCGTGGTAGGCCGACAGCACACCGTCCGGGCTGACCGCGTGGGTGTTGCGGATCATGCCAAACAGCGACATCGACTGTGGCTCGCCGTCCAGGGTCCAGTCGGCGTTGAAGATCTTGTGGCGGCAGTGCTCGGAGTTGGCCTGGGCGAACATCATCAGCTCGGCATCGCTGGGGTCGCGGCCGAGTTCGCCGTAGGCATTCACCAGGTAGTCGATCTCATCAAAGGACAGCGCCAGGCCCAGCTCGCCATTGGCGCGCGACAGCGCCTCGACGGTGGCTGGCACGCGCGCCAGCGGCCGCGGATTGGAGTGGCGGAACAGTTCACGCCCGGCGGCATGGCTGTCGAGCACGTCCTGGGTCATGCGGTCATGCAGGGCCGCGGCGATGTCATCGCGGTTGGCCGGCGTGGCAGCCTCGCCGCCAATGCGGAAGGCCACGCCGCGCTCGATGCGCTCGATGCCCGGCAGGCCACAGCCGCGGGCGATGTCGGTGGCCTTGGTCGACCACGGCGACAGCGTGCCCAGGCGCGGCACCACCAGCACCAGGCCGTCGTCATCACCCAGTGCCTCGGGCGCGCCCGCGTGCAGCAGGTCGCGCAGCTGGCCCAGGGTGTCGGCGGCCAGCGCGTCGGCGCTTTCGATGAAATAGACGAAATCCGCGGACAGGGTCAGCGCGTCGGTATCGGCTGGATCAAGGCCCAGTGAACGCAACGCGGCGCGGATAAATTTACGTTGCCGGAACCCGGAAATGGCGGGTTCGCCCGGCAGGCAGGTGAACTCTGGCAAGGAGTACTCTCCCGGTGAAGGTCGCCCGTGGCGACGGCCCAATCGAATGGGACGGGATTATACCGCCTGTAGCCGGCGTTGCCCGGTCCGGACAACGCCTGGCGGGAAAATTATTGCGCTGACGCGATCGCGTCCAGGCGCTCGCGCAGGTCCGCGGGGGACATGTAGCCCGGAATCAGTGCGCCGTCGGCGGTCAGCAGCGCCGGCGTACCGGTCACACCCACTTCACGGCCGAGCTCATATTGCGCCTCGATGGGGTTGTCGCACTGCTGCGGATCCGGCTCGTCGCCACCCTTGGCCAGGGTCAGTGCGGACTGCTGGTCGTCTGCACACCACACCGACACAAACTTCTCGTAGGAGTGGGAACCCACACCGGCTCGCGGGAAGGCCAGGTAATGAATGGCGATACCCTCGTCGTTGTAGGCCTCGATCTGGTCATGCAGCTTGCGGCAATAGCCGCAGTCAATATCGGTAAAGACCAGCAGGTCGTAGTCCGCGTCTTCGGGGCCGAAAGTGATCTGCTGCTTCGGATCCAGGTCCTGGATGAGCTCCTTGCGCAGTACCGACTTGGCCTCGTCGGTGACATTCATGCGCGTGTTCATGTTGAACATCGTGCCCTGCACCAGGTAAACGCCGTCACGCGAGACGTAGACGATCTCGTTGCCGATCTGTGCCTGCAACAGGCCCTCGATGGGCGTGTCCGACAGCGCGATGGAGGTGACGTTGGGCGCCAGCTCGCGGATCTTGGCTTCCACGGCCGCGAAATCGGTTTCTTCGGCCGCCAGCGCAGCCGGCGCCAGGGCGCAGGCGAACAGGGCGGCCATGCCCCGGGCTTTCATTGATTCAAACATGTCATTTTTCCGGAAGTTGATACGTGCCTTGCCTGCTTTGACCCGGCGCGCGGGGAAAGTTCCCCGGTGCAATCCGGCGGCCTCATCCCCTGGGATGGTGCTGCTGGTGCAGGCGCTTGAGCCCCTCGCGGGCGATGTGAGTATAAATCTGGGTGGTCGAAAGGTCACTATGGCCCAGCAGCAACTGCACCACGCGCAGGTCGGCGCCGTGGTTCAGCAGGTGCGTGGCGAATGAATGCCGGAGCCCGTGCGGTGAGATCGACGTGCCGATTCCTGCGGTCCGGGCGTGCGCCTTGACGCGGTGCCAGAACGATTGCCGCGTCATGCCGGCACGCCGGGCGGTGATGAACACTTCGGCCGGCACCGCGCCGCCGGCCAGCACCGGGCGCGAATCGGCCAGGTAGCGCTGCATCCAGCTGCGCGCCTCGTCGCCCAGCGGCACCAGGCGCTCCTTGCCACCCTTGCCCAGCACCCGCACGACGCCGCGCTCCAGGTTCATGCTGGCCTGCTGCAGCCCCACCAGTTCGGATACCCGCAGGCCGGTGGCGTACATCAGTTCCAGCATGGCGCGGTCGCGCAGGCCCAGCGGCGTGTCGCAGTCGGGCGCGGCCAGCAGCCGTTCGACCTGGTCCTCGGTCAGTGCCTTGGGCAGGCCACGGCCCACGCGGGGGCTGTCGATCAGTGCCGAGGGGTCCTCGTCCAGGCGCCGTTCGCGCACCAGCCAGCGATAGAACTGGCGGATGCCGGACAGGTGCCGGGTGACGGTGCGCGGGCTCAGGCCCGACTGCACCTGCGCGGCCAGGAAGGCCAGCAGCGCATCGCGACCGGCGGCCTGCAGCCCGGCCGTGCCACCGCTGCGCTGGCGCAGGAAAGCGGCCAGCTTGCGCAGGTCGCGGCGGTAGGCGTCGAGGGTGTTGGCGCTCAGGCCACGTTCGGCCCAGGCGGCGTCGAGAAAGGCCTCGATCAGCGGGTCATCGGGCCGGGTGTCAATAACGCGTAGCCGTGCCGGTCAGGACGCGGCGGCCTGCCGCGCCCGCTCCTGGCGCAGGTGGTTCATCCACTGCTGGGCGGCGTCACGGGTGCTGTCGTAACGGCCGGCGCGACCCCAATTGGTGCTGGCCTGGTCGTAGTTGCCCAGGTTGAACTGGGTCATACCCAGCATCAGGTAGGCGCGCCCGGTTTCCGTGTCGTTAAGGCCGCCCTTCTCCAGCGCGTTCGACAGCGCCTGCGAGGCCTCGTCCCAGCGCTCCATGTCGACCAGCAGGTAGCCGCGGCGAAGGTCGATCTCGCCGTCATCTGCCGCGGCGCCGGCCTGCTGGAAGGCGCCCAGGGCACGATCAAATTCTTCCGCGCTGTACCAGGTGTCACCGGCCAGGGTCCAGTAGCGCTCGGAGCCCTCGACAATGCCATCCTCAAGACCCTTCTGCAGCACCTGGGCCGCCTTGTAGGGCACATCCTGCATGGCGTAGAGATTGGCCAGCAGCAGGATATCGGCCTGCGTCGTCATCATGCCGCGGCGGTAGGCCAGCGCGCTCACCGACAGGGCCTTCGCGTTGTCCTGCAGCTGGATGTAGATATTGGACAACTGTAGCCAGTAGTCCTTCTTGTCCGGCCAGCCGGCCACGAGAATCTCGAGCGTCTCGGCCGCTTCGGGGTAGCGCTCCAGTTCGAACAGCGCCGCCAGCTTCAGTCGGTACCAGTCTTCCCTGGGCGCATCGCCCAGGCTGATGGCCTGGTCAATGGCCTCGACCACCCCGCCCCAGTCTTCCTTCTGCGCCAGGATGGAGGCCTTGAGCACGTAGGCGGTATCAACGCGCTTTTCTTCCGGCACCTTGCAGAACCACAGGTCCAGCGCGGCCAGCGCGTCGTCCAGGCGTTCCTGCATGAAGTACAGCTGCGCGATCTGGTACATCAGCGCGTAATGGGTCTCGTCCGGCAGGCCGTTCAGCTCGACGGCGCGCTCCATCTCGCGCAGCGCGGCATCGTAGTTGCCACGCGCCCACTCGGTCTGGCCCAGCGCCTGGCTGAGGATGGACTGGACATAGTCGCCGTTGGCGCGCCCTTTCAACCGGGTGAAGATCTCGTAGGCATCGTTGTAGCGCTCCTCGCCAACCAGCTCGTAGGCCTGCTCCAGCTGCCGGTAGGTCTGCTCGTTCAGGGCGCCTTGCTGCACATCACGCTTCTCGCCACAGGCGCCCACCTGGGCCTGCGCCGGGCCGGCCGGTACGGCGGCCAGCGCCACCAGCAGGGCCGTCAGCGGTGTAAACCGGGTTGCAATTCTGGTTGTGGTGTTGCTCATGGCCTATCCACCCAGATTGAAATCAATGGTGTAAGTGGCAACCCGCTCGACGGCCTGGCCATCGACCACGCGCGGCTTGAACTTCCATTTGAGGATGGCGCGCAGGGCCTCGCGGTTGAACACGCGGCGCGGTTCCGCCTCGATCACCCTGGGGCTCTTGACCGAGCCATCCGGCAGGATCGTGAACTCCAGTCGCACCCAGCCCTCGATGCCTTCGATGGCCGCTTCGCGGGGGTACTGCGGCTGGATCACCACCATCGGCACGGCGTCACCCTCGGCCGTCTTGTCAATCGTGCCGAAGTTGCCCAGGAACATGCCTTCGCCGCCCACCAGCGGGTTGTCCAGGCTGGGGATGTCGACATTGGGCATGTTCTGCACCACGGCCTGCGGCTTGCTCACCTCCATCTTGGGCGGTGGCGGCGGCTCTTCCGGCGGCGGTGGTGGTGGCGGCCGGCGGCGCTGGCGGGTGGTGACATCATCGGGGATGTCCACCGGCCCGAAGCGGATGCCGGCAATCGGGTCGAGCGCGTCGCGGGTGCCGTCACCGGACGACACCAGCTTGTACATGAAGATAAACAGGCCGAAGGTGACGGCGATGGCGCAAAGCGCCGCGACAGGTGTCCTGAGTGTTCCCATGATCAGTTACCCGGCGGCTCGGCGGAGATGGCGATGCCTTCGACACCGGCCAGCTTCACCTGGTCCATGACCTGGGTGACCACGCCGATACGCGAACCCTTGTCGGCAACGATCACAACGCTGCCCTCGGGGTTCTCGGCTTTCGCTCGTTCGACCATGGCGCGCACTTCGCGAACCTCCAGCTGGCGCTTGTTCATCCAGATATCGTCGTTAGGCCGTATGCCGATCAAAATGGTTCCCTGCTGGATGCGTTGCGACTGGTCCGCCTCCGGCTTGATGATCTCGGCACCGGTTTCCTTGGTGAACGAGGTGGTGACGATGAAGAAAATCAACATGATGAAGACGATGTCCAGCATCGGCGTGATGTTGATCTCGGTATCGTCTTCTCTGGCGTGCCTTCTGGCCACGTATCAGTCTCCGGGTCAGTGGTGCTGGAGGTGGTCTTCCAGCTCTTCGGTCGCCGTGGCGGCCTTGTGTTCCAGGAAGGTGCCGAAGTAAACGCCCGACAGCGCCGCGACCATGCCGGCCATGGTGGGCACGGTGGCCTTGGACACGCCCGCCGCCATGGCGCGGGCGTTGCCGGAACCGGAAAAGGTCATGACGTCAAATACCGACACCATGCCGGTGACCGTGCCGAGCAGGCCCAGCAGCGGGCAGATGGCGATCAGTGCCTTGATGACGCCGACATTACGCTTCAGCGCGATGTTGGCGCGCGAGATCAGTTCCTCGCGCACGCGCTTGGCGTACCACGACGTGGTGTCGGCGCGCTGCTCCCAGTCGCGGTAGATCTCGCGCACGTGCTTCGGATGAACGCGGTACACGAACCACAGCCGCTCCAGGATGAAGGTCCACATCAGGATCAGCGTCAGCGCAATGGCGTACAGCACATCGCCACCCAGGTCCATGAAGTCCCGGATGGAGGCAACGGCGTCGTAGAACCAGATCATGCCGGTATCAGCCCTGCCGCTCCGCGATGCGGGCGATGATGCCGGCAGCCTGCTCTTCCAGCACCTGGATCAGCGCCTTGGCCTTGCCCTGCAGGAAGCTGTGCAGCAGCGTCAGCGGAATCGCAACGACCAGGCCCAGCACCGTGGTGACCAGCGCGGTGGAGATACCACCGGCCATCATCCGCGGGTCGCCGGTACCGAACAGCGTGATCATCTGGAACGTGGCGATCATGCCCACCACGGTACCCAGCAGGCCCAGCAGCGGCGCCACCACGTACAGCACCTTGATGAAGCTCAGGCCCGATTCCAGCGGCGCGGTCTCGCGCAGGATGGCCTCGTCCAGCTTCAGTTCCAGGGTCTCGATGTCCGCTTCCGGCGCGTCGGCATGGATGGACATGACGCGACCCAGCGGGTTGGTCTTGCTGGGGCTGCTGGACTTCAGCTGGCGGCTGATCTTTGCACCCGTGGAATACAGCGCGAAGGCCTTCCAGGCACACAGCAACAGGCCCAGGATGCCGACACCGATGATCACATAGCCCACCGGGCCGCCGTCCTCCTGGACACGCTCGATGGGCGACTTGCTCTGCACCACGGCGCGCAGGATCTGGCCGCGCGAGAAGTCGACGGCCATGTCGGTCATCGCACCCGGTGCGGCGCCCTGCAGGTCACTGGCCATGCCCTGCACGCGGCTGGACGGCTGGCGCGCCAGCTCGATCAGGTGCTCGCGGCTCTTGGACGGATCCCAGTCGAGGAAGTTGCCGTCGGACACGGCATTGAACACGCCCACGCGCGTGACTTGCTGGTCGGCCTTTTCACCGTTGGCCAGCTCGACCTGGGCGTTGAATTTCACCACCTTGCCGGACTGCGCGATCTCGGTGACCATCGCCGACCAGATCTGGCGCAGCTCGCCGACGTTCGGCAGCTCCTTGCGCTGGGCGATGTCGGACAGGAAGTCACCACGACCCGGCAACTGCGCGGACACCATGGAATCGTCCAGTGATGACTGCAGGTCGCCGGCGGACTGGCGGACGATGCCGAACAGCTCACCCAGGTTACCCATGCGCTCGGCCAGCACCGTTTCCAGCTCGGCCAGTTCACGCTCGTTGCCGTCGTACTCGGCCTTCAGCGAATCGCTGCGGTTTTCCTGTGCCGCCAGTTCCTGGCGGGCCTGGTTCAGCAGTGCCTGCTGGTTGTTACGGTCGCGCTGGAACTCGGCTTCGCGGGCGGCATTGATCTGGCCTTCCTCGCGGGCCGCCTGTTCCACCTGGCGG includes the following:
- the gspE gene encoding type II secretion system ATPase GspE, with translation METPTEPTETTTDDAVAVTEPAATRAPVDPVCQQLLDSGRLRDNDLKRAVAYRDQHGGELVSLLVRLGLASERDVAEAESKLLDLPLVMQSDFPEETPEIGDLSVRYMKQNLLLPIAADDDAMTVVMANPRDAFALKALGMASGKHIDVRVGIASEIENGIEKLYGGGRSQMGQIVESLGGEGEDLENVEHLRDLASEAPVIRLVNLIMQRAVEARASDIHIEPFENRLKVRYRVDGVLQEVESPPASSTAAVISRVKIMASLNIAERRLPQDGRIMHRVQGKELDLRVSTVPTSHGESVVMRILDRESIVLDFDALGFEEKTRDEFIHALEMPHGIILVTGPTGSGKTTTLYTALNQINTPERKIITVEDPVEYQLEGINQIQAKSSIGLDFASALRAIVRQDPDVIMIGEMRDLETARIAIQSALTGHLVLSTLHTNDAASGVTRMLDMGVDDYLLTSTVNAIMAQRLVRTLNPEHREAVELLPEVAEELGLAELVPGGPYRVYKPVPSAERPTGYFGRQAIVELIRMTDPLRRMVMQHATSGELLNQARSEGMRTMYQDGLLKCLKGVTTIEEVLRVTQEA
- a CDS encoding exosortase H-associated membrane protein; the encoded protein is MTGDKAPMRLGELLILAALWMLFGFMIWYYLSAFHGAPARWLAGQGLSALLGDAFYNIIPNPDKHYLFQVQTRVPFTFPDGSTGPLGFIVNPLVYGYGLPLLFGLIMATDQALRHKLVVLLVGWVAITGVQAWGVFWESLKTMVFSFGGAAQQAVLATGMSESVIALCYQLGALILPALAPVIVWVLGSRTEIERFIRAAPAK
- the purL gene encoding phosphoribosylformylglycinamidine synthase — its product is MPEFTCLPGEPAISGFRQRKFIRAALRSLGLDPADTDALTLSADFVYFIESADALAADTLGQLRDLLHAGAPEALGDDDGLVLVVPRLGTLSPWSTKATDIARGCGLPGIERIERGVAFRIGGEAATPANRDDIAAALHDRMTQDVLDSHAAGRELFRHSNPRPLARVPATVEALSRANGELGLALSFDEIDYLVNAYGELGRDPSDAELMMFAQANSEHCRHKIFNADWTLDGEPQSMSLFGMIRNTHAVSPDGVLSAYHDNSAVLAGAEAARFFPAVEDHVYGFTTEPVAIQIKVETHNHPTAISPFPGAATGSGGEIRDEAATGRGAKPKAGLTGFTVSNLNLPNQKRAWEIDSGKPERIVTALDIMVEGPIGAAAFNNEFGRPALGGYFRTFEAEVGGQLWGYHKPIMLAGGMGNIRPQHVEKHPLAPGDAVIVLGGPAMLIGLGGGAASSMGSGQSASELDYASVQRGNPEMQRRAQEVIDACWALGDDNPIVSIHDVGAGGLSNALPELLDDSERGGELELRRIPNADADMAPMEIWCNEAQERYVLGVRGEDVERFQALCERERCPVAVLGHATEVRHLAVTDELLGESPVDVPLKVILGKAPRMHRDAVRQVFDGGKFDATAIDPSTALADVLRHPAVGSKAFLVTIGDRTVGGLTARDQMVGPWQVPVADAAVTVNGFESYSGEALAIGERSPLAIVDGPASGRMAIAEAVTNIAAAPIAKLSDVRISANWMAAAGEPGQDATLFDTVRTVGMELCPALGIAIPVGKDSLSLKTVWERDGEEVRMLSPVSLVATAFAPVTDARRALTPQLDTGGEPTRLLLLDLGAGRDRLGGSILAQVNGRFGNDVPDCDDAARLKAFFGLVQSLSADGLLQAYHDRSDGGLAATLCEMAFAARCGLDLDLGANGAALTARLFAEELGAVIQVREADLDTVIGRCRDAGLDGLVHDIGAPVTGKRLVIRDGENTVLEQDLGELLKAWAETSHEVQRVRDNPRCADQEYVALQEWDLPLLAPALTFDLDDNPAAPMVNTGARPRVAILREQGVNGHVEMAAAFHLAGFESVDVHMSDLAAGRQSLDGFSGLVACGGFSYGDVLGAGRGWAKSILFNAPMRARFEAFFANEERFALGVCNGCQALSALREIIPGTQAWPDFVRNESEQFEARLSLVRVESSPSLFFAGMEGSLLPVATAHGEGRADFGAIDPMTAPVALRYSGVTGLPAATYPRNPNGSPLGITGLCNTDGRVTVMMPHPERTLRNVNFSWAPSQWSETSPWQRMFRNARAWVG
- a CDS encoding DsbC family protein, whose product is MFESMKARGMAALFACALAPAALAAEETDFAAVEAKIRELAPNVTSIALSDTPIEGLLQAQIGNEIVYVSRDGVYLVQGTMFNMNTRMNVTDEAKSVLRKELIQDLDPKQQITFGPEDADYDLLVFTDIDCGYCRKLHDQIEAYNDEGIAIHYLAFPRAGVGSHSYEKFVSVWCADDQQSALTLAKGGDEPDPQQCDNPIEAQYELGREVGVTGTPALLTADGALIPGYMSPADLRERLDAIASAQ
- the xerD gene encoding site-specific tyrosine recombinase XerD, coding for MDTRPDDPLIEAFLDAAWAERGLSANTLDAYRRDLRKLAAFLRQRSGGTAGLQAAGRDALLAFLAAQVQSGLSPRTVTRHLSGIRQFYRWLVRERRLDEDPSALIDSPRVGRGLPKALTEDQVERLLAAPDCDTPLGLRDRAMLELMYATGLRVSELVGLQQASMNLERGVVRVLGKGGKERLVPLGDEARSWMQRYLADSRPVLAGGAVPAEVFITARRAGMTRQSFWHRVKAHARTAGIGTSISPHGLRHSFATHLLNHGADLRVVQLLLGHSDLSTTQIYTHIAREGLKRLHQQHHPRG
- a CDS encoding tetratricopeptide repeat protein, encoding MSNTTTRIATRFTPLTALLVALAAVPAGPAQAQVGACGEKRDVQQGALNEQTYRQLEQAYELVGEERYNDAYEIFTRLKGRANGDYVQSILSQALGQTEWARGNYDAALREMERAVELNGLPDETHYALMYQIAQLYFMQERLDDALAALDLWFCKVPEEKRVDTAYVLKASILAQKEDWGGVVEAIDQAISLGDAPREDWYRLKLAALFELERYPEAAETLEILVAGWPDKKDYWLQLSNIYIQLQDNAKALSVSALAYRRGMMTTQADILLLANLYAMQDVPYKAAQVLQKGLEDGIVEGSERYWTLAGDTWYSAEEFDRALGAFQQAGAAADDGEIDLRRGYLLVDMERWDEASQALSNALEKGGLNDTETGRAYLMLGMTQFNLGNYDQASTNWGRAGRYDSTRDAAQQWMNHLRQERARQAAAS
- a CDS encoding energy transducer TonB, with product MGTLRTPVAALCAIAVTFGLFIFMYKLVSSGDGTRDALDPIAGIRFGPVDIPDDVTTRQRRRPPPPPPPEEPPPPPKMEVSKPQAVVQNMPNVDIPSLDNPLVGGEGMFLGNFGTIDKTAEGDAVPMVVIQPQYPREAAIEGIEGWVRLEFTILPDGSVKSPRVIEAEPRRVFNREALRAILKWKFKPRVVDGQAVERVATYTIDFNLGG
- a CDS encoding ExbD/TolR family protein; translation: MARRHAREDDTEINITPMLDIVFIMLIFFIVTTSFTKETGAEIIKPEADQSQRIQQGTILIGIRPNDDIWMNKRQLEVREVRAMVERAKAENPEGSVVIVADKGSRIGVVTQVMDQVKLAGVEGIAISAEPPGN
- a CDS encoding MotA/TolQ/ExbB proton channel family protein, producing MIWFYDAVASIRDFMDLGGDVLYAIALTLILMWTFILERLWFVYRVHPKHVREIYRDWEQRADTTSWYAKRVREELISRANIALKRNVGVIKALIAICPLLGLLGTVTGMVSVFDVMTFSGSGNARAMAAGVSKATVPTMAGMVAALSGVYFGTFLEHKAATATEELEDHLQHH